A window of the Alnus glutinosa chromosome 4, dhAlnGlut1.1, whole genome shotgun sequence genome harbors these coding sequences:
- the LOC133866970 gene encoding class V chitinase-like, with the protein MASNSKTPAYIFSTLLFLLQLHFSAGQTVVKAAYWIPDNGFLVSSIDSTLFTHLFCAFADLNPSTSQVTISSSNSAQFSTFTQTVQQKNPSVKTLLSIGGGDSEASTFASMATQASTRKSFIDSSIKLARSNNFQGLDLDWEQPNTKEQMTNFGSLLNEWRAAVAAESKSSGKAPLLLSAAVFYSSDYYSLIYPIQAISNSLDWLNVMAYDLYTAAANNSPDKTGPPAALYNPTSKVSGDAGIRAWIQAGVAANKLVLGLPFYGHGWRLVNANNHGIFAPANGAASDGLGYGGIKDFITQNSATAVFNSTIVTDYCYAGTTWIGYDDTQSISTKVTYAKGKGLLGYFAWHVGADKNFALSQTASCAWGA; encoded by the exons atggCTTCGAATTCGAAAACCCCTGCATATATATTTTCCACGCTCCTTTTCCTTCTCCAACTCCACTTCTCCGCCGGGCAAACCGTCGTGAAAGCCGCATACTGGATTCCCGATAATGGATTCCTGGTGTCCAGCATAGACTCCACTCTTTTCACCCATCTCTTCTGTGCCTTTGCCGATCTCAACCCCAGCACCTCCCAAGTCACCATTTCTTCCTCAAACTCGGCCCAGTTCTCAACCTTCACCCAAACCGTGCAACAAAAGAACCCTTCTGTTAAAACCCTTTTATCCATCGGTGGAGGAGACTCTGAAGCTTCGACCTTTGCTTCAATGGCTACCCAAGCCAGTACCCGTAAATCGTTCATAGATTCCTCCATAAAGCTAGCAAG GTCTAACAACTTCCAAGGCCTTGACCTTGACTGGGAGCAGCCCAACACGAAGGAGCAAATGACAAACTTTGGATCACTCCTCAACGAATGGCGAGCAGCCGTCGCCGCAGAGTCGAAGAGCAGTGGCAAAGCACCGTTGCTTCTATCAGCGGCAGTCTTTTACTCCTCAGACTATTACTCGTTGATTTATCCCATTCAGGCAATTTCAAACAGCTTGGACTGGCTCAATGTAATGGCCTATGACCTCTATACCGCTGCTGCGAATAACTCACCGGATAAGACTGGACCGCCTGCTGCATTGTACAATCCAACAAGCAAAGTTAGCGGCGATGCCGGCATCAGAGCTTGGATACAAGCAGGCGTGGCAGCCAATAAATTAGTCCTCGGACTTCCATTTTATGGCCATGGATGGCGTCTGGTAAATGCTAATAACCATGGAATATTTGCACCGGCTAATGGAGCTGCCTCTGATGGGTTGGGTTATGGTGGAATCAAGGATTTCATAACCCAGAATAGCGCCACGGCAGTGTTCAATTCAACGATTGTTACAGACTATTGCTATGCCGGGACGACGTGGATTGGTTATGATGATACGCAGAGCATCTCTACTAAGGTTACATACGCTAAGGGAAAGGGATTGCTCGGTTACTTTGCGTGGCATGTGGGCGCCGACAAAAATTTTGCTCTTTCTCAGACAG CTTCGTGTGCATGGGGAGCGTAG
- the LOC133866354 gene encoding uncharacterized protein LOC133866354, producing MENGIGNLPGLKNTWSALRKKKPEVIWWSLIWFPYAIPKQAFLLWLAVRNCLTTGDRLLVWGYKGDTQCGFCRHGLESRDHLFFRCSFSSRIWKNCMQRCNIENPDIDWLNVMDTGYRQWKTKRMWGALCRLVLQSGVYHLWRARNEIKHNGCPKTEEQVLRSIYWDVRSRFSGNGRFAKTMESVNLCLNWNISFSVLV from the exons ATGGAGAATGGCATTGGAAACCTGCCCGGTCTGAAGA ATACTTGGAGTGCTTTGCGGAAAAAGAAACCGGAGGTTATTTGGTGGTCTCTTATTTGGTTCCCTTATGCAATCCCTAAGCAAGCTTTCTTGTTATGGTTGGCTGTGAGAAACTGCCTTACTACTGGAGATAGGCTTTTGGTTTGGGGATACAAAGGGGACACTCAGTGTGGTTTCTGTAGACATGGGTTGGAAAGCCGGGACCATTTGTTCTTTCGATGTAGCTTTAGTTCCAGAATCTGGAAAAATTGTATGCAGAGATGTAATATTGAAAATCCTGATATTGACTGGCTAAATGTGATGGATACAGGCTATAGGCAGTGGAAAACTAAGAGAATGTGGGGTGCTCTTTGCAGATTAGTCCTACAATCTGGTGTTTATCATCTGTGGAGAGCAAGAAATGAAATTAAGCACAATGGATGTCCTAAAACTGAAGAGCAAGTGCTTCGATCGATCTATTGGGATGTTCGTTCCCGATTTTCTGGAAATGGTAGATTCGCAAAGACTATGGAGAGTGTTAATCTCTGTTTAAACTGGAACATATCTTTTTCTGTTCTGGTTTAG
- the LOC133866353 gene encoding class V chitinase-like, with protein sequence KQRIYWLGDAGLPAANIDSTLFTHLFCAFADVNPQTYEVTIAIENHGPFSTFNQTVQERNPGVKTLLSIGGGNATPATFAAMASSAKTRTAFIDSSIRLARSSNFLGLDLDWEYPQTEDEMKNLGSLLNEWRKAVQIESGSTNNAPLLLTAATYSSSSHEGLLYPIQAISDSLDWINLMAYDFYAPGWSRDVAGPPAALYNTGDRDPLACGDVGVQAWIDEGVPAQKLVLGLPFYGYAWELEDPNSNGLFALANGAANGAGIDPTDGSIDYNKIVNFKNGSGATGFFDASFVTDYCHSGTTWIGYDDTKSITNKVEYAVGKKLLGYFAWHVGGDRDWTLSRTASNAWGA encoded by the exons AAGCAGCGTATATACTGGCTTGGCGATGCTGGACTCCCGGCGGCTAACATAGATTCCACCCTTTTCACCCATCTTTTCTGTGCCTTCGCCGATGTCAACCCCCAAACCTACGAAGTCACCATTGCTATCGAAAACCATGGCCCTTTCTCAACCTTCAACCAAACTGTGCAAGAACGAAACCCTGGGGTTAAAACCCTTTTATCAATCGGTGGAGGAAACGCAACGCCTGCAACTTTTGCTGCGATGGCTAGCAGTGCCAAGACTCGTACAGCATTCATAGATTCCTCCATACGCCTAGCCAGGTCTTCCAACTTCCTTGGCCTAGACCTCGACTGGGAGTACCCCCAGACGGAGGACGAAATGAAAAACCTTGGGTCACTCCTCAATGAATGGCGAAAAGCCGTGCAAATCGAGTCCGGCAGCACCAACAATGCACCTTTGCTCCTAACCGCAGCGACCTATTCCTCTTCATCCCATGAGGGACTGCTTTATCCCATTCAGGCTATTTCAGACAGCTTGGACTGGATCAACCTAATGGCCTATGACTTTTATGCCCCCGGTTGGTCACGGGACGTGGCTGGACCACCTGCAGCACTTTACAATACAGGAGATCGCGATCCACTAGCTTGCGGGGATGTCGGCGTCCAAGCTTGGATTGATGAAGGTGTGCCAGCCCAAAAATTAGTCCTCGGCCTTCCATTTTATGGCTACGCATGGGAACTAGAAGATCCTAATAGCAATGGACTATTTGCACTAGCTAATGGAGCGGCCAATGGAGCCGGTATAGATCCCACAGATGGGTCCATAGATTATAACAAAATCGTCAATTTCAAAAACGGGTCcggtgcgacaggatttttcgacGCCTCATTTGTTACAGACTATTGCCATTCAGGGACGACTTGGATTGGTTATGATGATACGAAGAGCATCACTAATAAAGTTGAATATGCTGTGGGAAAGAAATTGCTTGGTTACTTTGCATGGCATGTGGGCGGCGACAGGGATTGGACTCTTTCTCGAACAG CTTCAAATGCATGGGGAGCGTAG
- the LOC133865517 gene encoding uncharacterized protein LOC133865517, producing the protein MMFKIIILLLFHIFLSLHLEPSTAKTWIKAGYWYSGSEFPISVIKSTLFSHLICAFAGLNPSSYELSASSSFSNFTNTVKQKNPSITTLLSIGGGSADHAVLSLMVSKASYRKSFIDSSLKMARLYGFQGLDLSWVSANTSRDMTNMGILFQEWRAAANSEAKNSSQTELILTASVHYSPDVDIASFPVDSIRDNLNWVHVIAYDYYMPQWSNLTGALAALYDPSSEASTDYGIGAWIGRGLSAGKLVLGLPFYGYAWTLKNPNDNAIGAPATGPAITPEGYMSYKDIKAYIKGNGAVVRYNTTYVVKFFSVGSVWISFDDVKVVKIKVSYAKRKELLGYVVWQVSHDDNWELSQAAQEEGDNGQQEGNNGQQEGDNGQQEGNNGQQEGNNGQEEGDNGQPKGRLLVIVLTTTATVVLLLSLVICCLRKRRLKLKGMVVTSKESESKINHMAAARDFNGNIPNLQVFILADIEAATNRYSIENKLGQGGYGPVFKGVLPNGQEIAVKKLSKTSTQGFEEFKNEVILTAKLQHVNLVRLLGFCIERNEQMLIYEYMPNKSLDFYLFDPMRWYLLDWRKRIDIIEGITQGLLYLQEYSRMTIIHRDLKASNILLDHEMKPKISDFGMARIFRKDDHEANTGRIVGTYGYVPPEYVRKGVYSTKSDVYSFGVLLLQIISGKRTACYYGLDENLTILEYAYELWKEGKGMEFMDSTLDDTLSSCKLIRCMQIALLCVQENASDRPSMLEVSSMLKNEIAALTIPRKPAFSRKIDKEEENKSTLQPEICSDNDATISKLVAR; encoded by the exons ATGATGTTCAAAATTATCATCCTTCTTCTTTTccatatctttctttctttacacTTGGAGCCGTCAACTGCAAAAACATGGATCAAAGCAGGTTACTGGTACTCCGGCAGCGAGTTCCCGATTTCAGTCATAAAATCAACCCTCTTTAGTCACCTTATTTGCGCTTTTGCTGGTCTAAACCCATCGTCATACGAGCTCTCTGCCTCATCCTCCTTCTCTAACTTCACGAACACTGTTAAACAAAAGAACCCATCAATCACCACCCTCCTTTCTATTGGGGGTGGAAGCGCAGACCATGCAGTCCTTTCATTGATGGTCAGCAAGGCTTCCTATAGAAAATCTTTCATCGACTCTTCACTGAAGATGGCAAGGCTTTATGGCTTCCAAGGCCTAGACCTTTCTTGGGTTTCAGCAAACACAAGCCGCGACATGACCAATATGGGGATACTCTTTCAGGAGTGGCGAGCCGCCGCGAATTCCGAGGCAAAAAACTCTAGCCAGACAGAATTGATCTTGACTGCTTCTGTTCATTACTCACCGGATGTGGATATCGCTTCTTTCCCAGTGGACTCCATAAGGGATAACTTGAATTGGGTTCATGTCATAGCTTATGACTACTATATGCCTCAGTGGTCAAACTTGACAGGTGCTCTTGCAGCCTTATATGACCCATCAAGCGAGGCTAGCACGGATTATGGCATTGGTGCATGGATTGGTAGGGGCTTGTCCGCTGGAAAGTTGGTCTTGGGCTTGCCTTTCTATGGCTATGCATGGACGCTAAAGAATCCCAACGACAATGCTATTGGTGCACCGGCTACAGGTCCAGCCATTACACCTGAAGGATACATGAGCTATAAGGATATCAAGGCTTACATTAAGGGAAATGGGGCTGTTGTAAGATACAATACTACATATGTAGTGAAATTCTTCTCAGTTGGATCGGTCTGGATCAGCTTTGATGATGTTAAGGTGGTCAAAATTAAGGTTTCTTATGCCAAGCGTAAGGAACTACTTGGTTACGTTGTGTGGCAAGTCTCTCATGATGACAATTGGGAGCTTTCTCAAGCAG CTCAAGAGGAAGGAGATAATGGACAACAGGAAGGAAATAATGGACAACAGGAAGGAGATAATGGACAACAGGAAGGAAATAATGGACAACAGGAAGGAAATAATGGACAAGAGGAAGGAGATAATGGACAACCCAAGGGGCGATTATTAGTGATCGTTTTGACTACAACTGCTACCGTTGTTCTTCTACTGAGCCTTGTAATATGTTGCTTACGGAAGAGAAGGCtcaaattaaaag gAATGGTTGTTACATCTAAAGAATCAGAGTCCAAAATTAATCATATGGCAGCTGCAAGAGATTTCAATGGCAACATTCCTAATCTTCAAGTCTTTATTTTAGCTGACATTGAGGCAGCTACAAATAGATAttcaattgaaaataaactTGGACAGGGAGGTTATGGTCCCGTTTTCAAG GGAGTATTACCAAATGGACAAGAAATAGCCGTGAAAAAGCTTTCAAAAACATCTACGCAAGGGTTTGAGGAGTTTAAGAACGAGGTTATACTTACTGCGAAACTGCAACATGTAAATCTTGTGCGACTTTTGGGATTTTGCATTGAGAGGAATGAACAAATGCTGATCTACGAGTACATGCCAAACAAAAGCTTGGACTTCTACCTCTTTG ACCCTATGAGATGGTATCTATTGGATTGGAGAAAACGCATCGACATCATTGAAGGGATTACTCAGGGGCTTCTATATCTCCAAGAATACTCGAGAATGACAATTATTCACCGAGACTTGAAAGCAAGCAACATTTTACTAGACCACGAGATGAAACCCAAGATCTCTGACTTTGGTATGGCTAGAATTTTCAGGAAAGATGATCATGAAGCAAACACAGGTCGAATTGTTGGAACATA CGGTTATGTTCCTCCTGAGTATGTTAGAAAAGGTGTGTACTCCACGAAATCtgatgtttatagctttggaGTTCTACTTCTACAAATCATTAGTGGTAAGAGGACTGCTTGTTATTATGGTTTGGATGAGAACTTGACCATCCTAGAATAT GCATATGAGCTTTGGAAAGAAGGCAAAGGCATGGAATTTATGGATTCTACTCTGGATGACACACTTTCATCGTGCAAATTAATTAGATGCATGCAAATAGCTCTTTTATGCGTCCAGGAAAACGCTAGTGACAGGCCATCTATGCTAGAAGTTTCTTCAAtgctaaaaaatgaaattgcagCTCTAACAATTCCAAGAAAGCCAGCTTTTTCAAGGAAAATAGacaaagaagaggaaaataaatCCACATTGCAGCCAGAAATTTGTTCTGATAATGATGCAACAATCTCCAAACTGGTAGCACGATGA